The DNA sequence TATAGAATTTCATCATATTGATacttaaaatgaaattttgGAGTTCAGAGGGCAGAAAATCCATTTCCCTTTGTGCTTAAGGGGAAAGTTTTCCCTGGGATAAGCTTTCTAAGAATGCTCAGcaaaattaatgtttaattttCAATAGTTCTTACATATTTTCTGGTATCAATATGGCTACCACTAATCttcaaaaagtattttttaaatagCTTATAATGTTTACTAATGCGTGAATAAATTGCGATGCTGTATTTATCTTTGCACTCTTCTATTGGACTTAGTTTTCGGCACACAGATTCAGTTCTGAAGAACGGGATGTAAAGAGGACAGTTTGCCTGCCACCGACCAGTCATACTCGTGAAGAGAGTCAGGTGCCAGTATCAAGATCTTCGACCAGCCTACCGCGTAAATggacttcttcttctctttctgaCCATAAATGTAAGCTTACTTCTAAATGTGAAATTGACAGTTGTGTAACAAGTTTATCCAAAAGAATAAGCTGTGTCAATTAAATCCTTGTCCTTCATGCATGAGTATGACCATCAACGACATATTGATGTTTTATTTTATGAGCAGGGCAGATCAGCGAAGAGCTTGAACACCGGATTGGAATGATGGAAACTTCACTAAATCGGTTCGGAATGATACTGGATTCTGTTCAGAGCGACGTTATGCAAGCTAACAAAGGGACAAAGGAAGTTTTACTAGAGAGTGAGTATATTATTCCTGAACTGTTATAACCGGTAGAGGACTATCTGGGAAAATTGTGTTTGCAATAGTATACAATCTGCATTAGACATTTGCAACCTTGCTATCTGAAAACCACGAAATTTGAAGGCAAATAACTTGGAAACTAGCTTGAATTtcgttttcaaacaatttttattacacatatatgTTACATTGGATATGGCTTGACTGTGATTTAATAAACTTTTTCATTTTCTAGTACTTTTAATAATTTGTCGCtgtaaatattttacttttatttgttCATTCAAATTCAGCGGAAGGAATTCGGCAGAAATTGATGGTTCAGGATAACTTACTGCAGTTAATGGTAACCCCACAAAATAGTGTCCAATGTCCATACTTCATTTCTAAGTTTTAAGTTTTGTTGTTTCAAGCATTCGTGAATGTGTCTAGACTTCTTACATTAAGGAGGTTTGGTAAATTAGAACAAGGGACAAGAAGATATCAAAGCTAGCCTTGAAGCGGGCTTTAAATCTACATCCGATCAAGTCAACAAGCATGCATATCAAGACAAGTTTCAAGATATTTTCTCGGTGCTTTCAACGTTACCAGAGAAGATAGAAGCTTTTATCCAGAAATCACAAAATGAGTTTTGTAATTCTCTCCCCAAGGAAATGCAGGTAGCATAACATCTCACGTGATGGTCCAGGAACATTAAATCTTTCCTATTTTTGGTTACGTTTACCGTATTGATATATATACATTGCCCCTCTCTGTTCTATCTGACATAAGTCCTTTGCAATTTTCCGATTGATCCCTTGGAATTTCCCATACTACTACGTCTCTCTCAGCTTGTTGAATTTCGTTTTTACCTTAATTTGTGCTGCAGGCAACGGCGTTACCTGACCGGAAAGACCAAGTGGCACCGATTCCTCCCCCTAATAAGGTGTTATAACAATTTCTTCTTTTGTCGAATCACTTCATTCCAGTCATTCACTTGTGATAAGTTTGTTCTTAGAAGGCTTTTTTTTCCTCCACCTGGAAATTAGCAGATTACTACCAGGAGTGCCGCCAGACAAGAAAAATTGCAGCAGATTATGAAGTAAGATTTTTACATTGGGAAGATACGAATAAAAAAGTAATGCAAGACAGCCTGTAACGTAGAAATGTGACCATCCTGTGCACTAAGAGCTTTACATTTTAATCTTTCCAGGCAATATTATGTTTGCTCCTTTTGGCTTACGTATGATCATGACACTATAGTGTCATGTTAACATCTAAAATTTACATTAATCTCTCAATTGATTTGAGGGACAGCTAATTACCGATTTGGAAAGTTTGTTATACTCATATTTTTCTTGTTGGATAAATAGCTAGATGTTTTTTATGACCAAAACAAGATCTTTTCTAGCTAATTTGCACATCTTCTTTAACTTAGACCTGACTTACCTCTCACCTATGTTCGTGCTCTTTCATTCCTTTCAGGTTTCAAGAGATTAGAAATAATTGTACCGATTTTGGATCAGCTGCATCTCCTAAGGTTTCTGCACAACCGATTGTAGCAGTTCCCAAGACAGAAGCAGGAGGATGGAAATCAGTAAAATCGGAAAAAAATACCTTAACAAATATCACAGCCAACAAGATGCACAAACAAATAGGAGCTTCTCCTCTTCATAAGGTGAAGTTTTaagtttggttttttttttcttctttatctcCTCTTTTCTGCTTGTTGAACTAAACTAAATTTAAGTGTATTCCAATGCTGCATTGGGAACGGCAATGATGCAGGAAAGACAATGCAGAATTATCATTGAATCAGATGAGGAGATTGATAGAGGTTTTTCCTGCCTGTTTAAAGAGAATGAATCAGGTATTTGGTGAAAGAAGAATTTTCAGTTGCCATTTCTAGCTAATATTCAGATATGAAAACAAGAAATATGAGCTTCATAGAACTATTGTCTTAGAAGAgtttttgatatgtttattttgaaaaaagatTTAGGTAACTGTTTGATTGACGAAGTGGAGGAAGAAACAAAAAGGATTCTAAGGAAAGCAAGGAGGCGAAAGAGACAGTGCTGTAATACGATACTTATAAATTGATGGTAAAATAAAGACTTCATATTTCCTTCTAGACAGATTACTACAGAACTTGAAAAGTTGTCCTACTCCTCAAACCTTATTAAAATGATTATTTCAATATTTCAATTTAATGTCGTTTGTTACGCAAGTTAGAATTATTATGTGCACATTTGAAATTTTAGCAAGAAAACAAAACCATGTAAAAGGAAAGGTAACAGAAACAAAATTAGGAAAGGGAATTTGGATATAATGTATGTTAATATTGTCCATGCTAATATGTGGAGGGATTTCATAGGATAGAGAAGTTTTTATTATAAGATAGGTAGTTCCTACCATGTTGCAGACTATCAAGGCATCTAGTATAATTAGCTAGGTCAGCTGTTAGTTAAGCTGTACCAGTGTCTGTTAAGTGTGGTTATCAGTGTTCATTAGAATCTGTTTAGCTTTTTTTGTGACTCACTTCGGTTGGTAATTAGTTAGCTTTCTTTAATTCCTTCTGTGTATATAATCTCTTTCCActtctttcctctctctttactgttttctttcttttcattaAACTTCAACAATGGCAAAGAGACCTAACACAGACATGAACACATAATGATTCAAAAGTCAATTCATTGATACTTTCTCCATTTTCATTTTACAGATTTCACAATTTTTCTATGCATAGTCGGGTCATCAACTGAGTTGGACTCTCTTCAGATCCGGTTCTATTGAAAAGCGGATCATTTTTGGTACGTTTCATCGCCATACAGAAATGATATATTATATCATAAGTCCCTCCCATTTTATAACCTTTTTTCGTGATTTAAACGAATAGAAAGTTTTTTCAAAAGATAATTCTGTCATGAAAAACTGTTTATTATTGGCACAATCAAAGATGTGACCGGAGATGTTGATATTTTTGAAGTTGCCGAATTCTATTGCTTTGTTGTTCagatattttgaaaaatgttCCCTACATCTCACTGTAAACTTTCTCAAGAAGACAAGCATTGGTTCCACTTCCCACCATCTCCCCAAATAAAAAGGACTGAAATGATGGGagccaagaaaaagaaaaggataGCATTTTCTGCATTTCACTCATGGGCCAACACGTTTCTTTTCTTATTAAATGGGCCCATCTTTGAAGCCCAGATAATCGTACTATTATTCAttacatcattttttttaagaaaaaaacaataataaataggAACATTTCGGTGACATAACAAGTCTGATTATAGAGAATCGgtttatctaaaataaaatacttcCGAATTTCAACAATCAATTATTTAGAACTCATCCGTAACGAACTATACAATTAATATATGTAGgaaaatataatatgtaatttaatacaGTGTATTAgtgtaatataatatttactacTAGAATTCTTTagtattttctttcaaaaaaaaaaaaagaattctttAGTATTTTCCAAATCAAAATGTCGAACCATTCAATCTTATCAGACTGTTATGACCATCTTGTTTCTAATTCTCCCAAAAGCATTGCTCTTACAATTTTTGCAGTTCTATTCTATCTTTGAAAATTCTGCAATAAGGTTTTATTTGGTGATTTTAAAATTCTGTATTTAAATAAGTGGTACACTGGAGCAAGACGTTCTTGCTTCCTACATTGAGTTTGACGTTTCTTTTAAAGATCAATTCATTTCTCAGGCAAGATACTAATAAAATAGTGAATGAGAGGATGGCACTGCCCAAAGGGAGATTTccttttgaaaattcaaataaataatacattaaaTAAGTGGAATAAAATTGGAAATACATTTATAAAgagagaaaacaaaataaaacaaaattgtaGGGATgattgaactttgaattgctATTGTTAGCTTCGAGTTTTGATTTAGATTGAAGCTAAATATGTCACTATAgttgttttatcttttttcctgGCTGAGTTTATGGGTTCCTTTCTTGGTATTCTGTCGGCAGCCCTATTCATCCTATTCAATACGTGGCACCTAACCACCAATTAATCAAATAGACCTATAAGAGCATACCATTAAAAGTTTTCACAACATTTCACTATAAGTTTGTAACAAGACACAAATTAGtgtacattaaattttataatattaatagtGTTTAGATTTTGAATTTATACGGTGCATAATTTATTCTTTTCATTCTAATCATTCTTTtgatttgttttaaaaataatcataaattgttaataatataataattatatcataaattaattattcttggctattaatataaataataaaaaatgtaaaaatttttaaacaaaatatttttattatgtgttATATTTGGTGTAATATTTGATATTGAATCATTAACTTCATTGCGCTAAAAGTAGTAGGTTCTACATAAATGGTCTAATAAACTTTttaccattattttaaaaagagaAAGGTtaagtaaaaataccaaaaaaaatgacatattattattattgaataaatAATGAGAGACATCACtaagtaattataaaataattgaatGTCAAATTACAatactccaaaaaaaaaaaaaatctagaaaccAAACCGAATAGAAATGCTGCAAATGCATACTTTGAAGGACTTTCTTACGCCATTGGCTTAATGGTCTATTTTCCTTTCGGCCTTGTCAGTCTAAACTACATTATTATTAAAGTACTTTATCTGATTTTTATCAAATAAACTTTTTTATCTTTTCCTTTTTAAATATATACGTACAATGCTTACCAATACTAgctcaattaaattaaattataatataataatataatgaagGTTGTTTTTGGTAATATGCTCTAATCAACCAATCATTAGTTTGGCATAATGTTGCTTATTGAACAATTCCTTGTGTTTAGTTCTCTTGTCTTATTAAAAGGGTTTTCGAGCGAGTTGTATCTTCAATGatttaaacaaaattatttgGCCATTATAATAGTATGCCATCAATAGGAATCTAGCATATATATTTAAAGCCTTTATCTAATCAACTTTATCCCCtttatctttattattattattttttggagGAAACAAGTAAAAGTTAACCCTTGAAGTGCACGCCCGACCAAACTTTCGAAACAACACCGATCTAAAGtggtaaaatatttatttacaagaAAACACTTGTAATAAATTATTGAagtatcaaaccttttgttGGATTATTTTATCTAATTCGTATATAGTATACGTACAATTAAACAATGCTATGTATGAATGACTCGACttcaacataaaattttatgagtcATGCTAGGAAATCCAGTTACTAACATATATAcgataaagtaaaaaaaatatatttccatataattaatatatttatacgaCAACTAAAATCTCAAGCACAGAATCAGAATTCCAATGATAAGTATTTTTTGTCAATATACGATGCAATATCGTTGGATCCCATTTCAATTCAGTGTCTTTTtcggtttaattaataaataaagtgATCCGATATGATCTGTGTTATTCTACGACTACTACGACTATATGACTCCACTATTTTCTATGTTGGCCAACTCATAATGAATAAATGTATccccatttatatatatatataaataaatattttcatagcCCCGTAGTACCATATATCTTTCGTTACTTTAACACAATTAATGGAACTTTTACTTTTTCATGGGTTGAGGGATGCCCTCAATTACAAGGATGCCCCCAAATAAACACTTTGAGCTTGGGCATCCAATGTAAAAAGAAAGTGATTACAAAGAACATTATCATATATCAAGAAAGATCAATAGAATTAAgtctattaatttttttagtagcgAGAGAAACAATAAATGACAGCTTATAAGCCTAATATTCAGGATTAAACATCAACATCCCATAACCATTAACCtctttatgattttattttttttgaaaaaaaacaaaaacaaactataAAGAGAATAATAGTTTTCAGTTTGTtacgtaatattaattatttacaaaTGAAGCATTTAGAGTCAGCTAAACGTGGCATCACTTTGGTGAGAGATTATAACATGATAAGTTTGATATAATATAACTTAACTCCCAATCCCAACATTGAGAATTATGTACAAACCAAATTGTGTATTATAATAGAATTTAAGATTCTATTATCATTATCTAATTTGATAGGCTAATCCCTCAACAAACAAACTAGATGTGGTTGATGACATGTgctatttaaaattatgataatgCTGAAATTTAGACTGTGCTCTTACTCTTACATGAGACCGATTTTGCATCTAGAACTAAAGAAGTTTTGTCGTGAGTTTTGTGAGCACCaccaaattttatttaataaaaacacTTTCCCAATAAATAGATAGAGTACCTTAAAACAAAAGAAACAGCTAGAGGGTGACTTAATTATATACCCAAAAATAGCATAgaaatatctattctatataaagtgtgcctatataacaaaatttttggtttatgagaaattcatgggtgactttttatttatattaaaaata is a window from the Cannabis sativa cultivar Pink pepper isolate KNU-18-1 chromosome 1, ASM2916894v1, whole genome shotgun sequence genome containing:
- the LOC115703644 gene encoding putative recombination initiation defects 3 isoform X1, whose translation is MKLKINKASDLSSISTLSPQTRRSNTATHAHGPQTSQLRSQPSQQSFSRGLSSHSQLGVFSQSSLDDVLTIDQFSAHRFSSEERDVKRTVCLPPTSHTREESQVPVSRSSTSLPRKWTSSSLSDHKWQISEELEHRIGMMETSLNRFGMILDSVQSDVMQANKGTKEVLLETEGIRQKLMVQDNLLQLMNKGQEDIKASLEAGFKSTSDQVNKHAYQDKFQDIFSVLSTLPEKIEAFIQKSQNEFCNSLPKEMQATALPDRKDQVAPIPPPNKQITTRSAARQEKLQQIMKFQEIRNNCTDFGSAASPKVSAQPIVAVPKTEAGGWKSVKSEKNTLTNITANKMHKQIGASPLHKERQCRIIIESDEEIDRGFSCLFKENESDLGNCLIDEVEEETKRILRKARRRKRQCCNTILIN
- the LOC115703644 gene encoding putative recombination initiation defects 3 isoform X2 — translated: MKLKINKASDLSSISTLSPQTRRSNTATHAHGPQTSQLRSQPSQQSFSRGLSSHSQLGVFSQSSLDDVLTIDQFSAHRFSSEERDVKRTVCLPPTSHTREESQVPVSRSSTSLPRKWTSSSLSDHKWQISEELEHRIGMMETSLNRFGMILDSVQSDVMQANKGTKEVLLETEGIRQKLMVQDNLLQLMNKGQEDIKASLEAGFKSTSDQVNKHAYQDKFQDIFSVLSTLPEKIEAFIQKSQNEFCNSLPKEMQATALPDRKDQVAPIPPPNKITTRSAARQEKLQQIMKFQEIRNNCTDFGSAASPKVSAQPIVAVPKTEAGGWKSVKSEKNTLTNITANKMHKQIGASPLHKERQCRIIIESDEEIDRGFSCLFKENESDLGNCLIDEVEEETKRILRKARRRKRQCCNTILIN